Within the Candidatus Palauibacter australiensis genome, the region GGACCTGTACCGATAGATCCATGAGACTCGAAGAAAAGCAGCGCGTCACGCAGGAACTCACTGCGCAGATCGAAGAGAGCGGGACGATCTACCTGACCGACTTCACGGGGCTGAACGTGAAGGCGATCACGGATTTCCGAACGCGGCTCCGAGACGAGGGCCTGAGCTACCGGGTCGTGAAGAACACCCTCATGAAGCGGGCGCTCGAGGATCTGGATCTCCCGGATCTGAGCGCCCATCTCGAGGGTCCGACAGGGCTCATCCTCAGCGACGCCGACCCCGTCACGCCGGCCAGAGTGCTGAAGGAATTCGCGAAAGCGAACGAGGACCGGCCGGTGGTGAAGGTCGGCGTCATCAATCGGGTGGAAACGTCGCCGGAAGAAGTGAGGCGCATCGCCGATCTTCCGTCGCGCGAGGTTCTGCTCGGCAGCATCGCGGGCGGGCTCACGGCGAGCGTCGGCGGCATCGCCGGCGCTCTGAATGCGCTCTTCCGCGACATCGCAGACATGATCGAACAGGTCGGAAGGAAGAACCAGTCCGCCTGAGGTGGGACGCATGCCCGTGACGTGCGGGCGTGCGGAATGCGTACAGGATCCAGGGAACGGAAGAACATGTCCAAAATCGACGATCTTCTGCAGCAGATCGGCTCGCTGACGGTGCTTGAAGCCGCCGAGTTGAAAGACAAAATGGAGGAAACCTTCGGCGTGTCGGCCTCCGCGCCGGTCGCCGTCGCCGCCGCTCCCGGTGGCGGAGGGGACGCCGCCGAGGAGGAGCAGACGGAGTTCGATGTCGTCCTCACGGCGGTCGGCAGCAAGAAGATCCAGGTGATCAAGGTCGTACGAGAGGTGACGAGCCTGGGTCTCAAGGAGGCGAAGGCCGTCGTCGACAACGCCCCCGGGCCCGTGAAGGAAGGCGTGTCCAAGGAGGAGGCGGAGGAGATCAAGGCCAAGCTCGAAGAGCAGGGCGCCACAGCGGATCTCAAGTAGCCACGCTGACGAGCGTGGCACGCCCCGGCGTCGATCATCCGATCGGTTCCGGACTGCGGAGGGACCGCAGCCGAGCCGATGACGCAGGGGTCCGACC harbors:
- the rplJ gene encoding 50S ribosomal protein L10 translates to MRLEEKQRVTQELTAQIEESGTIYLTDFTGLNVKAITDFRTRLRDEGLSYRVVKNTLMKRALEDLDLPDLSAHLEGPTGLILSDADPVTPARVLKEFAKANEDRPVVKVGVINRVETSPEEVRRIADLPSREVLLGSIAGGLTASVGGIAGALNALFRDIADMIEQVGRKNQSA
- the rplL gene encoding 50S ribosomal protein L7/L12 is translated as MSKIDDLLQQIGSLTVLEAAELKDKMEETFGVSASAPVAVAAAPGGGGDAAEEEQTEFDVVLTAVGSKKIQVIKVVREVTSLGLKEAKAVVDNAPGPVKEGVSKEEAEEIKAKLEEQGATADLK